One segment of Clostridium ljungdahlii DSM 13528 DNA contains the following:
- a CDS encoding SNF2 helicase associated domain-containing protein, with product MFELNEGIIKDSLNFETYEKGITCYENDQVENLSVSTQEELGWKKTTIEGKVKSSSQMPIKYNVKIIYPNINENISCHCDCKAYYNYNAPCKHIAAVLIKYAREKNKSGMKKNSKLIQQLKKSLISSKTKMETRTLNLQCKLQFNISRRESEAFLELKVGEEKLYVVKNMKSFLEAVIEHNELEFGKSFTYNSYLHRFKDEDKFILSMLKDLYEIDRATEDMVMYGYHYNKTPRFLSGKKARLTESNLKKFLDNIGETAIDLVINDDNYSEVKVVRENFPLEFKLDSKENSIILSQISKLPKALVKSGNYFYYNNKIYMPTNEQVRVYKALYNTFIEQKNSEITFQQSESEEIASYIIPALKKIGTKVTVNDSIKEKFYEEPLKPCLYFDKDKDAVVCDVIFKYGDIDINPLKDDEARKDDEKVLVRDIEEEAAIVDTLTAFQFEKGKSNFILEDEDKILDFVREGLEKLQESAEIYYSDAFKDIRIYTAKSYKSNIRLNDEDLLEFTFNIDGVNREELKHIFDALKQKKKYYRLKNGGFIPLQAGELQNMSDMIDYLNIKPSDLEKDQIVLSKYNSIYIDTSLKENNITFVQRNKKFRELINNIKDIGDIDYTIPEKLDNIMRGYQKFGFKWFKTLSSCGFGGILADEMGLGKTLQAIAFVKSEVDENEEKQPSLVVCPTSLVYNWESEINKFQSDLKCLVVSGSRDARESQLKEMNEADIIITSYALIKRDIEEYKAIKFRHCFLDEAQNIKNPNSLNAQSVKSIKAGSYFALTGTPIENSITELWSIFDFIMPGYLLSHGKFSQKYEMPIIKNADKKALEELNKHIRPFILRRLKKDVIKELPPKIEHNMVIDMTEDQKKVYAAYLGQAKEELNNEIRDKGINKSKIKILSIITRLRQICCDPSTFIENYESDNGKMEALMGIVQNSVNDGHKILLFSQFTSVLKNIGDMFKNENIKYMYLDGSVKAEKRGEMVREFNEGQIPIFLISLKAGGTGLNLTSADIVIHYDPWWNPAVENQASDRAHRIGQKKTVEVIRLIAKGTIEEKIHKIQDKKKEIINNVIEENTGEEILLSNMEEKDIEELFS from the coding sequence TTGTTTGAATTAAATGAGGGTATAATAAAAGACAGTTTAAATTTTGAAACGTATGAAAAAGGTATTACATGTTATGAAAATGATCAAGTAGAAAACCTGAGTGTAAGTACTCAAGAAGAATTAGGGTGGAAAAAAACTACTATTGAAGGAAAAGTTAAGTCTTCTTCACAAATGCCTATAAAATATAATGTAAAAATAATATATCCAAATATTAATGAAAATATAAGTTGTCATTGTGACTGCAAGGCATATTATAATTATAATGCTCCATGTAAGCATATAGCTGCAGTGCTTATAAAATATGCTCGAGAAAAGAATAAATCAGGGATGAAGAAAAATAGTAAATTAATTCAACAATTAAAGAAAAGTCTAATATCCTCTAAGACAAAGATGGAAACTAGGACTTTAAACCTGCAGTGTAAACTTCAATTTAATATTAGCCGCAGAGAAAGTGAAGCTTTTTTAGAATTAAAGGTGGGAGAAGAAAAGCTCTATGTAGTAAAGAATATGAAGAGTTTTTTAGAGGCAGTTATAGAACATAATGAGCTGGAGTTTGGCAAAAGTTTTACATATAACTCATATTTACACAGGTTTAAGGATGAAGACAAATTTATTTTGAGTATGCTTAAAGATCTATATGAAATAGATAGGGCTACAGAGGACATGGTAATGTATGGTTATCATTACAACAAAACACCGAGATTTTTAAGTGGAAAAAAGGCAAGGCTTACGGAAAGTAACCTAAAAAAATTTCTTGATAATATAGGAGAAACAGCTATAGATTTAGTCATAAATGATGATAACTACAGTGAAGTTAAAGTGGTAAGAGAAAATTTCCCTTTAGAATTTAAATTAGACAGCAAGGAAAATAGTATAATTTTATCTCAAATCTCAAAGTTGCCTAAAGCTTTAGTCAAAAGTGGAAATTATTTTTATTATAATAACAAGATATATATGCCCACAAATGAACAGGTAAGGGTGTATAAGGCACTTTACAATACTTTTATTGAACAAAAAAACTCTGAAATTACTTTTCAGCAAAGTGAAAGTGAAGAAATAGCTTCTTATATAATTCCAGCCTTAAAAAAGATAGGCACAAAGGTAACAGTGAATGACAGTATTAAAGAGAAATTTTATGAAGAACCTTTAAAGCCCTGTCTTTATTTTGATAAGGATAAAGATGCTGTAGTTTGTGATGTAATATTTAAATATGGGGATATAGATATAAACCCCTTAAAGGATGATGAGGCAAGGAAAGATGATGAGAAGGTATTGGTTAGAGATATTGAGGAAGAAGCAGCTATAGTAGATACCTTGACTGCCTTTCAATTTGAAAAGGGAAAATCTAATTTTATTTTAGAGGATGAAGATAAAATTTTAGATTTTGTTAGAGAAGGCCTGGAAAAACTTCAGGAATCCGCAGAAATTTACTATTCGGATGCTTTTAAAGATATAAGAATTTATACAGCTAAAAGCTATAAATCCAACATAAGATTAAATGATGAGGATCTTTTAGAATTTACCTTTAATATTGATGGTGTAAATAGAGAAGAGTTAAAGCACATATTTGATGCATTAAAACAAAAGAAGAAATATTACAGACTTAAAAATGGAGGCTTTATTCCTCTGCAAGCTGGAGAACTTCAAAATATGTCGGATATGATAGATTATTTGAACATCAAGCCTTCAGATCTTGAAAAGGATCAAATAGTTCTTTCTAAATATAATTCTATTTATATAGATACAAGTCTTAAGGAAAATAATATAACTTTTGTACAAAGAAATAAGAAGTTTAGAGAACTTATAAATAATATAAAGGATATTGGTGACATTGATTATACAATTCCAGAAAAACTGGATAATATTATGAGAGGTTATCAAAAGTTTGGATTTAAGTGGTTTAAAACTCTTTCAAGCTGCGGCTTTGGAGGCATTTTAGCAGATGAAATGGGCCTTGGAAAAACCCTTCAGGCTATAGCTTTTGTAAAATCAGAGGTAGATGAAAATGAGGAAAAGCAGCCTTCTTTGGTGGTGTGTCCTACATCCTTAGTGTACAATTGGGAAAGTGAAATAAATAAATTTCAATCGGATTTAAAATGTTTAGTTGTATCAGGCAGCAGGGATGCAAGAGAAAGTCAGTTAAAAGAGATGAATGAGGCGGACATAATTATAACTTCCTATGCACTTATTAAAAGAGATATAGAAGAATATAAAGCTATAAAATTTAGACACTGCTTTTTAGATGAAGCTCAAAATATAAAAAATCCTAATTCTTTAAATGCCCAAAGTGTAAAATCCATTAAAGCCGGCAGCTATTTTGCACTAACAGGAACCCCTATTGAAAATTCTATTACAGAATTATGGTCAATTTTTGATTTTATCATGCCGGGATACTTGTTAAGTCATGGGAAGTTTAGTCAAAAATATGAAATGCCTATTATAAAAAATGCTGATAAAAAAGCTTTAGAGGAATTGAATAAACATATTAGACCTTTTATTCTTAGAAGGCTTAAGAAGGATGTCATAAAAGAACTTCCACCTAAAATTGAACATAATATGGTGATAGATATGACAGAGGATCAAAAGAAGGTATACGCAGCTTACCTTGGGCAAGCTAAAGAGGAATTGAATAATGAAATAAGAGATAAAGGCATTAATAAAAGCAAAATAAAGATACTTTCTATAATCACGAGACTTAGACAAATATGTTGTGACCCCTCTACTTTTATAGAAAACTATGAAAGTGATAATGGAAAAATGGAAGCTCTTATGGGTATAGTACAAAATAGTGTAAATGATGGGCATAAAATATTGCTATTTTCTCAATTTACCTCTGTACTTAAAAATATTGGAGATATGTTCAAAAATGAAAATATAAAGTATATGTACCTTGATGGCAGCGTAAAAGCAGAAAAACGAGGAGAAATGGTCAGAGAGTTTAATGAAGGTCAAATCCCTATATTTTTAATATCCCTTAAAGCTGGTGGAACAGGACTAAACCTAACTTCTGCGGATATAGTGATTCATTATGACCCCTGGTGGAATCCAGCAGTAGAAAATCAGGCTTCAGACAGGGCTCATAGAATTGGACAGAAGAAAACTGTAGAGGTTATTAGACTTATTGCTAAGGGAACTATAGAAGAGAAAATACACAAAATACAGGATAAGAAGAAAGAAATAATAAACAATGTTATAGAAGAAAATACTGGAGAAGAAATTTTACTTTCCAATATGGAAGAGAAGGATATTGAGGAGCTTTTCAGTTGA
- a CDS encoding VanW family protein has protein sequence MIQPIDRNQIIPKKRKLKRKLKINKKKMTRSLIILSILTYIIHSLWIHFLVTRYDNLIYPGVKVEGINLGGKTKDEAIDTLKRKYVNQIFKKNIIIKVQDKVYTINYSKLNIKYNLDDVVQDAFKYGKCGNTHNKYKNIKSKNGKQFNLKYSYNKKEINNTISKIENELNRAPVNASITKDEDDKFKIDLEKDGQEVDRDKLFNDIDKKINNKNMNDVYISGTIRKVAPKIKKSSLVNINTKISSFSTNFSSSDDNRSNNIEVAAKTLNGTTIMPGEIFSFNKIVGKRTKENGYKSSKIIVGNKLQPGLGGGVCQVSTTLHNAVVRCGIVPTEREHHNIPVTYVGLGMDATVDYGHIDYKFKNTLDFPIYIECLTKNKNLVINIYSNSKLNNKIYNLINKVDKASNGKATIAKVYLVTYEDGKETSTKWINTDNYIK, from the coding sequence ATGATACAACCCATAGACAGAAATCAAATTATACCAAAAAAACGAAAATTAAAACGAAAGTTAAAAATAAATAAAAAGAAGATGACAAGATCATTAATTATACTTTCTATATTAACCTATATAATACATTCATTATGGATACATTTTTTAGTTACAAGATATGATAATCTCATATATCCAGGAGTTAAAGTTGAAGGCATAAATTTAGGTGGTAAGACTAAAGATGAAGCTATAGATACTTTAAAACGTAAATATGTAAATCAAATATTTAAAAAGAATATAATAATTAAAGTACAAGATAAAGTTTATACAATAAATTATTCAAAACTCAATATCAAGTACAATTTAGATGACGTTGTACAAGATGCTTTTAAATATGGAAAATGTGGAAATACTCATAATAAATATAAAAATATAAAAAGTAAAAACGGAAAACAATTTAATTTAAAATACAGCTACAATAAAAAAGAAATAAATAACACTATATCAAAAATTGAAAATGAACTTAATAGGGCACCAGTAAACGCCAGTATAACTAAAGATGAAGATGATAAATTTAAAATTGATTTAGAAAAAGATGGACAAGAAGTTGATAGGGATAAACTTTTTAATGATATTGACAAAAAAATTAACAATAAAAATATGAACGATGTATACATTTCTGGTACAATAAGAAAAGTAGCACCTAAAATAAAGAAATCAAGTTTAGTAAATATTAATACAAAAATATCAAGCTTTTCAACTAATTTTTCATCTTCTGATGACAACAGATCAAATAATATTGAAGTTGCTGCTAAAACCTTAAATGGTACTACTATAATGCCAGGTGAAATATTTAGTTTCAATAAAATTGTTGGAAAAAGAACTAAAGAAAATGGATATAAATCTTCAAAAATAATTGTAGGTAATAAACTTCAGCCAGGTTTAGGTGGTGGTGTATGTCAAGTATCAACAACTTTGCACAATGCTGTAGTAAGATGTGGTATAGTACCTACAGAAAGGGAACACCATAACATACCTGTTACTTACGTTGGTCTTGGAATGGATGCAACTGTAGATTATGGGCACATAGATTATAAATTTAAGAATACACTTGATTTCCCAATTTATATAGAATGTTTAACTAAAAATAAAAATTTGGTGATTAATATCTATTCCAATTCAAAGTTAAATAATAAAATTTATAATCTTATAAACAAGGTTGATAAAGCAAGTAATGGCAAAGCTACAATTGCAAAAGTCTACTTAGTCACTTATGAAGATGGAAAAGAAACTTCAACAAAATGGATAAATACTGATAACTACATAAAATAG
- a CDS encoding helix-turn-helix domain-containing protein, producing MVVLFSDKLKRYRRDLGLTQRDLGRKLDLSKATIGQLETGLKEPSRILLEKIYKISGKNMNWWLDKNEQFKFNQTFKYTIYPANKYKAIFPILFSAIFSAVLIFALTDRSNTLEVCIIFIAVLLCLMCTAYYTVLAYYLFKNKIYITIEDKYIEIKKISTTKRVNIANITEIEFTVRSRGSYPMVVIKCDNSTKYYYKDLYFPQSWFAKKDINSMVDNLKKSNENIWVIGRGNM from the coding sequence GTGGTTGTATTGTTTTCAGATAAGTTAAAAAGATATAGAAGAGATTTAGGACTTACACAAAGGGATTTAGGTAGGAAATTAGATTTATCAAAAGCAACTATAGGCCAGCTAGAGACTGGTTTAAAGGAACCCTCTAGGATATTACTTGAAAAAATATATAAAATTAGTGGCAAAAACATGAATTGGTGGCTTGATAAAAATGAACAATTTAAATTTAACCAAACATTTAAATATACCATTTATCCAGCTAATAAATACAAAGCTATTTTTCCCATATTATTTTCAGCTATTTTTTCGGCAGTGTTAATATTTGCATTAACTGATAGGTCTAATACTTTAGAAGTATGTATTATATTTATTGCAGTACTCTTATGCTTAATGTGTACTGCCTACTACACTGTGTTAGCCTACTATTTATTTAAAAATAAAATTTATATTACTATAGAAGACAAATATATAGAAATAAAAAAAATTTCTACAACAAAAAGGGTGAACATAGCAAACATAACAGAAATAGAGTTTACGGTACGTTCTAGAGGTAGTTACCCAATGGTAGTAATTAAGTGTGATAATAGTACAAAGTATTACTATAAGGATTTATATTTTCCTCAGTCATGGTTTGCTAAGAAAGATATTAATAGTATGGTAGACAACTTGAAGAAGAGTAACGAAAATATATGGGTTATTGGACGAGGCAATATGTAA
- a CDS encoding NADH-dependent [FeFe] hydrogenase, group A6: MVNLTINDIKVSVPEGTTILNAAKKVNINIPTLCYLDLHDIKMVNRTSSCRVCLVEIEGRRNLAPSCSTEAFEGMIVRTNSARAIKARRTMVELLLSDHPTDCLVCEKNTQCQLQLIAAELGIRKIRYKGAMSNYKKDSSSGALYRNLDKCIMCRRCETMCNEVQTCQVYSAVDRGFETVVSPAFGRPMVDTQCTFCGQCVSVCPTAALTQVSNVAKVWEVLTDPDKYVVVQTAPAIRVTLGEKFGMEPGTIVTGKMVSALRRLGFDKVCDTDFAADVTILEEAHEFIDRLQNGGRLPILTSCCPSWVKFIEHQFPDLLDIPSTCKSPHIMFGTLAKTYMAEKLNIDPSKIVVVSVMPCIAKKYEISRKELQYEGHKNVDLVVTTRELADMIMEAGIDFNKLPDEDFDNPLGESTGASVIFGTTGGVIEAALRTAYEWITGETLKEVEFHGVRGLDGLKEASINIDGKEINIGVAHGLGNARKLLEEIESGESKYHAIEIMACPGGCIDGGGQPYHFGNLDIVKKRMEALYREDRNKPLRKSHENPEVQALYKEFIGDVGGKKAHDLLHTHYIKRQKL; this comes from the coding sequence ATGGTAAATTTAACTATAAACGATATAAAAGTTTCTGTACCAGAAGGCACTACAATTTTAAACGCTGCAAAAAAAGTAAACATAAATATACCTACTCTCTGCTATCTTGATCTTCACGATATAAAAATGGTAAATAGAACTTCCTCCTGCAGAGTCTGTCTTGTTGAAATTGAAGGTAGACGAAATCTTGCACCTTCATGTTCTACAGAAGCTTTCGAAGGTATGATAGTTAGAACAAACAGCGCCAGAGCTATAAAAGCAAGACGTACTATGGTAGAACTTTTATTGTCAGACCACCCTACTGACTGCCTTGTATGTGAAAAAAATACCCAATGCCAGCTTCAATTAATTGCTGCTGAATTAGGTATAAGAAAAATAAGATATAAAGGTGCTATGTCTAATTATAAAAAAGATTCCTCAAGTGGTGCTTTATATAGAAATCTGGATAAGTGCATAATGTGCAGACGATGCGAAACCATGTGCAATGAAGTTCAAACCTGTCAGGTTTACTCTGCAGTAGATAGAGGCTTCGAAACTGTAGTATCCCCTGCATTTGGTCGTCCTATGGTTGACACACAATGCACATTTTGTGGTCAATGTGTATCAGTATGTCCAACTGCTGCATTAACTCAAGTTAGTAATGTAGCCAAAGTATGGGAAGTACTAACTGATCCTGATAAATATGTAGTAGTTCAAACTGCCCCTGCTATAAGAGTTACTTTAGGTGAAAAATTCGGTATGGAACCAGGAACTATTGTAACTGGTAAAATGGTATCTGCTCTTAGAAGACTGGGCTTTGATAAAGTATGTGATACTGATTTTGCAGCAGATGTAACTATTTTAGAAGAAGCTCATGAATTTATAGATAGACTTCAAAATGGTGGAAGACTTCCAATACTCACAAGCTGCTGTCCCAGCTGGGTTAAATTTATAGAACATCAATTTCCTGATCTTTTAGATATACCTTCAACTTGTAAGTCTCCACACATAATGTTTGGTACTTTAGCTAAAACATATATGGCAGAAAAATTAAATATTGATCCATCTAAAATTGTAGTAGTTTCAGTTATGCCATGTATTGCAAAAAAATATGAAATAAGCAGAAAAGAGCTTCAATATGAAGGTCATAAAAATGTTGATCTTGTAGTTACCACAAGAGAGCTTGCAGATATGATAATGGAAGCAGGAATAGATTTTAACAAACTTCCTGATGAAGATTTTGATAATCCACTTGGAGAATCCACAGGTGCCTCTGTAATATTCGGAACTACCGGTGGTGTAATTGAAGCGGCTCTTAGAACTGCTTATGAATGGATTACTGGAGAGACTTTAAAAGAAGTAGAATTTCATGGTGTAAGAGGACTTGACGGACTTAAAGAAGCCAGTATAAATATTGATGGTAAAGAGATAAACATTGGCGTAGCTCACGGTCTTGGTAATGCAAGAAAACTTCTTGAGGAAATAGAATCTGGTGAATCAAAATATCATGCTATAGAAATAATGGCCTGTCCCGGAGGATGTATTGACGGAGGAGGTCAGCCATATCACTTTGGAAATTTAGATATCGTAAAGAAAAGAATGGAAGCTTTATACAGAGAAGATAGAAACAAACCGCTTAGAAAATCTCATGAAAATCCTGAAGTTCAAGCTCTATATAAAGAATTTATTGGAGATGTAGGCGGAAAAAAAGCTCATGATCTCCTTCACACCCATTATATAAAAAGGCAAAAGTTGTAA
- a CDS encoding NADH-quinone oxidoreductase subunit NuoF — MDKIKSFEDLKALREKYKAKIANRTYDNADKNIKKTLLVCGGTGCRASRSLDIVNILKTEIKNAGLENTVDVISTGCFGFCEKGPIVKVVPDNVFYVEVNTERAKLIVYEHMAKNTVVDEALYRDPITKEKISKQTDIPFYKNQERIALRNCGLLNPEDITEYIAMNGYEALGRVLTQMTPDSTIDEIKKSGLRGRGGGGFPTGVKWEMTRKSKSDTKFMICNADEGDPGAFMDRSILEGDPNSVLEAMAIAGYCIGANKGYIYIRAEYPLAINRLKIALKQAYNLGLLGDNILGTNFSFHIDLKYGAGAFICGEETALINSIEGGRGEPTVKPPFPSQIGLWKKPTNINNVETLANIPPIILKGSKWFSSIGTEKSKGTKVFALAGKINNVGLVEVPMGITLREIIYNLGGGIRGGKKFKAVQTGGPSGGCIPADHLDTAIDYESLTEIGSMMGSGGMIVMDEDNCMVNIAKFYLQFSVDESCGKCTACRIGNKRLLEILEDITKGKGTMEHLEGLKDLSYVIKDSALCGLGQTSPNPIISTMKFFWDEYVAHVKDKRCPAGVCTALLKYNINSEKCIGCTACTKVCPKGAISGEIKKSHVIDKSKCINCGACSSTCKFSAITKE; from the coding sequence ATGGATAAGATAAAATCCTTTGAAGATTTAAAAGCTTTAAGAGAAAAATATAAAGCTAAGATAGCAAACCGTACTTATGATAATGCAGATAAAAATATAAAAAAAACTTTACTTGTATGCGGTGGAACAGGATGTCGTGCTTCAAGAAGCTTAGATATAGTCAATATACTTAAAACTGAAATTAAAAACGCAGGTCTAGAAAATACAGTTGATGTCATTTCTACAGGATGTTTTGGGTTTTGTGAGAAAGGACCTATCGTCAAAGTTGTACCAGATAATGTTTTTTATGTTGAAGTTAATACCGAGAGAGCAAAGCTAATTGTGTATGAACATATGGCCAAAAATACAGTAGTTGACGAAGCTTTATATAGAGACCCTATTACCAAAGAAAAAATATCAAAACAAACAGATATTCCATTTTATAAAAATCAAGAAAGAATTGCTCTTAGAAATTGCGGTCTTTTAAACCCTGAAGATATTACAGAATACATAGCAATGAATGGGTACGAAGCTTTAGGCAGAGTTTTAACACAAATGACACCTGACAGCACAATTGATGAAATTAAAAAAAGCGGCTTGAGAGGCAGAGGGGGCGGCGGCTTCCCTACAGGTGTAAAATGGGAAATGACAAGAAAATCTAAATCCGATACAAAGTTTATGATATGTAATGCTGATGAAGGAGATCCCGGTGCCTTTATGGATAGAAGCATACTTGAGGGAGATCCAAATTCTGTGCTTGAAGCTATGGCTATTGCAGGTTACTGCATAGGTGCAAATAAGGGATATATTTATATCAGAGCTGAATATCCTCTTGCAATTAACAGATTAAAAATTGCTTTAAAGCAAGCTTATAATTTAGGCTTATTGGGTGATAATATTTTGGGCACTAATTTCTCATTCCATATAGATTTAAAATATGGTGCCGGAGCTTTCATATGCGGTGAGGAAACTGCTCTCATAAATTCCATAGAAGGGGGACGTGGAGAGCCTACAGTAAAACCTCCTTTTCCTTCCCAAATAGGTCTCTGGAAAAAGCCAACTAATATAAATAACGTAGAAACTCTAGCAAATATCCCCCCCATTATATTAAAAGGCTCTAAGTGGTTTAGTTCTATAGGAACTGAAAAGAGTAAAGGAACCAAAGTTTTTGCCTTAGCAGGCAAGATCAATAATGTTGGCCTTGTTGAGGTACCTATGGGCATAACCTTACGGGAAATAATATATAATTTAGGCGGAGGTATTCGGGGTGGTAAAAAATTTAAGGCTGTTCAAACTGGCGGTCCTTCTGGCGGGTGCATTCCTGCAGATCATTTAGATACTGCCATTGATTACGAAAGTCTTACTGAAATAGGCTCCATGATGGGTTCTGGTGGAATGATAGTTATGGATGAAGATAATTGCATGGTAAATATAGCTAAATTTTATCTTCAATTTAGTGTAGATGAGTCCTGTGGAAAGTGCACTGCCTGCAGAATCGGGAATAAAAGACTTTTAGAAATTTTAGAAGATATCACTAAAGGAAAAGGTACCATGGAACATCTTGAAGGGTTAAAAGATTTATCCTATGTAATAAAGGATTCAGCCCTATGCGGTCTTGGTCAAACATCACCTAATCCAATTATAAGTACAATGAAATTTTTCTGGGATGAATATGTAGCTCACGTAAAAGATAAACGCTGCCCTGCTGGAGTTTGCACTGCACTTTTAAAATACAATATAAATTCTGAAAAATGTATTGGCTGCACAGCCTGTACAAAGGTATGCCCTAAAGGAGCTATTTCTGGAGAAATAAAAAAGTCACATGTAATAGATAAGTCAAAATGTATAAATTGTGGTGCATGTAGTAGTACTTGTAAATTTTCTGCTATTACGAAAGAATAA
- a CDS encoding complex I 24 kDa subunit family protein yields MDVCKLDNEKLKELSSYIDSLEEKEGSLISVLHRAQDIFGYLPEELQTFIANKLDISAAKVFGVVTFYSYFTMKPKGKHVISICMGTACFVKGAENILEEFRNQLKVKDGFTTEDGLFTIDILRCVGACGLAPVVVVDGTVHGKVKVEDVKGILSQYTLK; encoded by the coding sequence ATGGATGTATGCAAATTAGATAACGAAAAACTAAAAGAACTATCTTCCTATATAGATAGTTTGGAAGAAAAAGAAGGTTCACTTATAAGTGTACTTCACAGAGCTCAGGATATATTTGGATACCTTCCTGAAGAATTACAAACATTTATTGCAAATAAACTTGACATTAGTGCAGCAAAAGTATTTGGCGTAGTTACTTTCTATTCATACTTTACAATGAAGCCCAAAGGTAAACATGTAATAAGCATATGCATGGGTACAGCTTGTTTTGTTAAGGGTGCAGAAAACATTTTAGAAGAATTTAGAAATCAGCTTAAAGTAAAAGATGGATTTACCACAGAAGACGGATTGTTCACTATAGATATTTTAAGATGTGTTGGAGCTTGCGGCCTTGCACCAGTAGTTGTAGTTGACGGAACAGTCCATGGAAAAGTAAAGGTCGAAGATGTTAAAGGAATATTAAGTCAATATACCTTAAAATAA
- a CDS encoding MarR family winged helix-turn-helix transcriptional regulator produces MDTYREIFLMEQTYATLFSLANKLQVRGDEYLGDLTSRQYMTMVAIAHLSEGKTTLNNIARKLGSTKQNVKQIVTVMQKKGYVDVVPNTEDRRAVNVIITEAGKQVLYQVSEKGILFMAQLFKDFSTEELETIWGMLKKLYRFDGEEQDGFEEDSNLKVDESQKDDAARILKEFENIRKNQRKQRKNYEK; encoded by the coding sequence ATGGATACATATAGAGAAATATTTTTAATGGAGCAAACCTATGCAACATTATTTTCACTGGCCAATAAGCTTCAGGTAAGAGGAGATGAATACCTGGGAGATTTAACTTCAAGGCAGTATATGACCATGGTTGCAATTGCTCATTTATCTGAAGGTAAAACTACCCTCAATAATATTGCAAGAAAGCTTGGTTCTACTAAACAAAATGTAAAACAAATTGTTACTGTCATGCAGAAAAAGGGATATGTTGATGTTGTACCTAATACTGAAGATAGACGTGCTGTCAATGTAATAATTACGGAAGCTGGAAAGCAGGTATTGTATCAAGTTTCAGAAAAAGGAATATTGTTCATGGCACAGCTTTTTAAAGATTTTTCAACTGAAGAGCTAGAAACTATTTGGGGAATGCTTAAAAAACTGTATCGATTTGATGGTGAAGAACAAGATGGCTTTGAAGAAGATAGTAATTTAAAAGTAGATGAAAGTCAGAAAGATGACGCAGCAAGAATATTAAAGGAGTTTGAAAATATAAGAAAAAATCAAAGAAAGCAGAGAAAAAATTATGAGAAATAG